From one Aptenodytes patagonicus unplaced genomic scaffold, bAptPat1.pri.cur scaffold_43, whole genome shotgun sequence genomic stretch:
- the LOC143173254 gene encoding LOW QUALITY PROTEIN: adenylate cyclase type 10-like (The sequence of the model RefSeq protein was modified relative to this genomic sequence to represent the inferred CDS: deleted 1 base in 1 codon; substituted 1 base at 1 genomic stop codon) — protein MATGCVAAGEGPVVAKSCVCRRQLVLGNGGSSWKFSNRSLQEPPFGTVLEERASRPAQRPRAHCATRTVRXGPRPPPSGARPSSPEVPRVHRALTMASAWERKHHRSGLEKAAVFLPRLLAEVSPKSDSQTVHGVLLFADISGFTALTEKFIQRSGADRGTDELAQTLNYYLCDILEEMLIFGGDILKFAGDAVLVLWRTGPQELAKTISLVLQCSWQIQKKCGSRDTHVGQKVQLKIGISAGSMSLLTVGDKRRQYFLICGQALGEVCEAEQLANAGEVILSATSWELCEQHRLRTKRLAGKRAVKVTGMDWMSWSECQDALRKLVQRSVSHGLEGEGAMRPAFLLPNDYDAEEVLRQYIPEAALRKLDDSVPLDLFSELRPVTSLFIQLRLAEDKTTVEVYTILRNASRMMREILCPHKGELNKVLRFDKGCTFLCVFGLAGEKLPYESLHALQSAIQIFNSCSTMLGEREAVSVAVTSGTVFCGLTGHPVRYEYTVIGQKVNLAARMMVHYPGLVSCDAVTYATSRLPPYYFRELPAREMKGLRHPGTVYQYVGIPEESIFGMALTKKRSEYVPLLGREKEIDLFVSCLKAYKALGERHILAFEGPMGSGKSHLLTELAYLGQAAGHRVVAMELLEVNVRQSFSAIRTLTARALGLQDCELCSDRQCMLQTKLRGTIEESSYCLLNDVFLVKFPVSDKVREMPESQRKTELHSTWAKVLEKAIGAEFGIFVIDNAHFIDPASWSIMSPLLQDVSLFTVMSLAPGYARTESFCKAAAENTTSQQITCLHLDELKPSAMVQKVCQGLGVVSISRDLARFLIQRSLGVPYYCEELLRCLCCNDMLLFRNRRRGEKAEDNWENLIIEASALAATSSSSAGNDGRVCIIRPDVNLENTMLPASLKEIALAQLDRIKPLKQMVLKFAAVIGPVFTTQLLSHILPTGVRPKMNCLLNTLVSDNILKRLKSTEVPEDVQDPTKGPATSLRAERGVERPSLSKTTVEQQSGVLAFCVLLLREAAYELWPERQRVALHCKCAAFLEQHAHKCKSCSQGDFVAFHRFAVTSTQDGGSPHGPAAQGDSRSWEALVLAGEQLKRARTHGTEGRFLAKSEETTELPSKTDGKHNGTCECKAIVESVLVPLARHYMAMGDAARAFYYLLECAAAYLHVSNSYMALMKLNEAEVLRSSVEKKVNVIARFEEATFFSLKGEVCCHMGRLKLAKKMIRKALSLLKRQFPRTSVGAFVKPQLEKFQCAAYVARRASSLPQEARRKRLAWLLRQSCCLSLLEHLFSLEGTSSGRTFSRLAARMKANTDRAADSYRAADSRHR, from the exons ATGGCGACAGGCTGtgtagctgcaggggaaggaccagTGGTAGCAAAGAGCTGTGTGTGCCGGCGGCAGCTGGTCCTTGGGAAcgggggaagcagctggaaattcAGCAACAGGTCGCTGCAGGAGCCTCCCTTCGGCACTGTCCTCGAAGAA AGGGCCAGTCGTCCCGCACAGAGGCCCCGGGCTCACTGTGCAACTCGCACTGTGCGGTGaggtcctcgtcctcctcccagcGGGGCACGGCCATCTTCTCCTGAGGTACCCCGTGTG CACAGGGCGCTGACAATGgcttctgcctgggagaggaaACATCACCGCTCaggcctggagaaagcagcagttttcctccccAGACTCCTTGCTGAGGTCTCCCCCAAGAGCGACAGTCAGACTGTCCACGGAGTGTTgctctttgcagatatttcag GTTTCACTGCTCTGACGGAGAAATTCATCCAGAGGAGCGGCGCAGACAGAGGCACCGATGAGCTGGCGCAAACCCTCAATTACTACCTGTGTGACATTTTGGAGG AGATGCTGATTTTTGGAGGAGACATCTTGAAGTTTGCTG gggatgctgtgctggtgctgtggagaacaggaCCCCAGGAGCTGGCTAAGACCATCAGCCTGGTGCTGCAATGTAGCTGGCAGATCCAGAAGAAGTGTGGGAGTCGTGACACGCACGTGGGTCAGAAGGTCCAACTGAAGATAG GGATCTCTGCAGGGTCCATGAGCCTCCTGACTGTCGGAGACAAGAGGCGGCAGTACTTCTTGATCTGCGGCCAGGCCCTGGGTGAAGTTTGTGAGGCTGAACAGCTTGCGAATGCAGGTGAAGTTATCCTCTCAGCCACCTCCTGGGAGCTCTGTGAGCAGCACCGGCTCAGGACCAAGCGTCTTGCAGGCAAAAGAGCTGTGAAG GTTACAGGCATGGATTGGATGTCTTGGTCAGAATGCCAAGACGCTTTACGCAAGCTTGTACAACGCTCAGTGAGCCACGgcttggaaggggaag gCGCCATGAGgcctgcttttctcttgcccaaTGATTATGATGCGGAGGAGGTGCTTAGGCAGTACATaccagaagctgctctcaggaag CTTGATGACAGCGTGCCGCTGGACCTCTTCTCTGAGCTACGGCCAGTCACCAGCCTCTTCATCCAGCTGCGGCTGGCTGAGGATAAAACCACAGTGGAAGTCTACACGATCCTCCGCAATGCCAGCAGGATGATGCGAGAAATCCTCTGTCCTCACAAGGGCGAACTCAACAAAGTCCTCCGGTTTGATAAA ggctgcacgttcctctgtgtgtttggacTCGCTGGAGAAAAGCTGCCCTACGAGAGCCTTCACGCCTTGCAGAGTGCTATTCAGATCTTCAACTCGTGCTCCACAATGCTCGGGGAAAGAGA ggcagtgtcTGTTGCAGTTACCAGCGGGACGGTGTTCTGCGGACTCACTGGCCACCCTGTGAGATATGAATACACAG TCATTGGCCAGAAGGTGAATTTGGCAGCCCGGATGATGGTGCACTACCCCGGGCTGGTGTCCTGTGATGCAGTGACCTACGCCACCTCTCGGCTGCCCCCTTACTACTTCAGGGAGCTGCCGGCGAGAGAGATGAAAGGCCTTAGGCATCCTGGCACTGTCTACCAATATGTGGGGATCCCCGAGGAGAG CATATTTGGCATGGCTCTTACCAAGAAGAGGTCCGAGTACGTCCCATTGCTGG gtcggGAGAAGGAGATTGACCTCTTTGTCAGCTGCTTGAAAGCCTATAAGGCTTTAGGAGAAAGGCACATCCTGGCATTTGAGGGCCCGATGGGCTCCGGAAAGAGCCACTTACTTACTGAACTGGCCTATTTaggccaggctgctggccacag GGTAGTTGCCATGGAACTGCTAGAGGTCAACGTGAGGcagtccttctctgccatccGTACGCTGACGGCCAGGGCCCTGGGCCTCCAGGACTGTGAACTGTGCAGTGACAGGCAGTGCATGCTGCAGACAAAGCTCCGAGGGACAATCGAAGAGAGCAGCTATTGCCTCCTCAATGACGTTTTCCTTGTCAAG TTTCCCGTTTCGGACAAGGTTCGCGAGATgcctgaaagtcaaaggaaaacggAATTGCACTCGACTTGGGCAAAAGTGCTAGAGAAG gccattggagcagaatttggcatatTTGTCATCGACAATGCCCATTTCATCGACCCTGCCTCCTGGAGTATCATGTCACCCCTGCTCCAAGACGTCTCCCTCTTCACGGTCATGAGCTTAGCTCCAGGCTACGCGCGAACAGAGAGCTTTTGCAAAGCCGCAGCAGAGAACACAACATCCCAGCAGATCACCTGTCTTCACCTGGACGAGCTGAAACCTTCAGCCATGGTGCAGAAAGTCTGCCAGGGCCTTGGAGTGGTCAGCATCTCCAGGGATCTAGCGAG GTTCCTGATCCAAAGAAGCTTGGGGGTCCCCTATTACTgcgaggagctgctgcgctgccttTGTTGCAACGACATGCTCTTGTTCCGCAACCGGAGGCGgggtgaaaaagcagaggacaacTGGGAGAACCTGATCA TCGAGGCTTCAGCCCTCGCAGCAACCTCGAGCTCCAGCGCGGGGAATGATGGCAGGGTCTGCATCATCAGACCAGACGTGAACCTGGAGAACACCATGCTGCCCGCCAGCTTGAAAG AGATTGCGCTGGCTCAGCTGGACCGGATAAAGCCGCTGAAGCAGATGGTTTTGAAGTTTGCAGCTGTCATCGGGCCAGTGTTTACCACCCAGCTGCTGTCGCACATCCTTCCCACTGGCGTCAGGCCCAAGATGAACTGCTTGTTGAACACGTTGGTGAGCGACAACATCCTTAAGCGGCTGAAAAGCACAGAGGTGCCAGAAGATGTCCAAGATCCTACCAAGGGGCCAGCCACCTCTCTGCGGGCAGAGCGCG gtgtGGAGAGGCCCTCTCTGAGCAAGACGACTGTGGAGCAGCAGTCTGGCGTCCTGGccttctgtgtcctgctgctgcgaGAGGCTGCCTATGAGCTGTGGCCCGAGAGACAGCGGGTCGCCTTGCACTGCAAGTGTGCCGCCTTCCTGGAGCAGCACGCGCAcaaatgcaagagctgcagccaaggggactttgttgccttccaccGCTTCGCCGTCACCAGCACCCAGGACGGAGGGAGCCCTCatggccctgctgcccagggcgACTCCCGCAGCTGGGAGGCCTTGGTGCTTGCAGGAGAACAGCTGAAGAGGGCTAGGACCCACGGCACTGAGG GGCGGTTTCTGGCAAAGAGCGAAGAGACAACTGAGCTGCCCAGCAAGACCGACGGGAAGCACAACGGCACATGTGAATGCAAAGCCATCGTGGAATCGGTGCTTGTGCCTTTGGCTCGCCACTACATGGCAATGGGCGATGCTGCCAGAGCCTTTTACTACCTTCTGGAGTGCGCGGCTGCCTACCTGCATGTCTCCAACAGCTACATG GCCCTCATGAAGCTGAACGAAGCGGAGGTCCTGAGGAGCTCggtagagaagaaagtgaatgtgataGCCCGCTTTGAAGAGGCCACCTTCTTCAGCCTCAAAGGGGAG gtcTGCTGTCACATGGGACGCCtgaagctggcaaagaaaatgatcaggaagGCGCTGAGCCTGCTCAAAAGGCAGTTTCCCCGGACCTCCGTTGGAGCCTTTGTCAAGCCgcagctggaaaagtttcagtgtGCCGCTTATGTTGCCAGAAGAGCATCCTCCCTTCCGCAGGAGGCCCG gaggaagaggctagcctggctgctgcggcagagctgctgcctttccttactggagcacctcttcagcctggagggcaCTTCCAGCGGACGGACGTTCTCCCGCCTGGCAGCGCGCATGAAGGCCAACACGGACAGGGCGGCAGACTCCTATCGGGCAGCAGACTCCCGCCACAGATAG